ACACGAAGGTCTTCCGTCCCTGAAAGACAGACGGGAGCGCAAGGAGGTTGCGCGGGGTGGGAGTGAAGAGGGAGACGAATGTGCCGCAACGCTAACGAGACCGGCCGGCGGCCGTCCGACGGACCGCGGAAGAATCACCCGAACGGGAGAGTTTCGGAACGTGTGATGGACGTCTGACCTGCGTCGGCCGGGGTTCCGTCCGGTCGCTCGCCGTCTTCGATGGGCGAGGCCACGGTAAAAATGCCAGCCTTGCACCCTATTCACTCGTTTCACTCGTCCTTGACCCCTCAACGGAGGAATCCGCCCGATGTCGCCCACGCGTGGTGCCCTTGTCACCGGCGCGGCTGCCACGGCCGCAGCCGCCGTCGTCCTCACCGTCGTCGTCTGGCCGGACGGATCCGGCAGCGGACCCTCCGGTGACACGGCGTCGCCCTCCGGGACCTCCGCCGAGGCCGCCGCCCCGTCGCCCTCCCGCAGCTACCCGGTGTCCAGCACGCCGAGCACGATCCCCGCGGTGCGCGAACACACCGCGGCCCGGGGGCCCGGCTGGCAGCCGGGCAAGGACAGCACCGTCGTCATCGCCAAGGGCAGCCAGGTGCTCGCCGACGAGGCGCAGCTGCTCGCCAAGGAGCTGAAGATCCGCTACCGGGGCGCCGAGCCGGCCCGGACGGGGGACGTCGAGCTGGCGCTCGGCGCCAAGGACGCGGGCCCCACCGAGTCGTACCGGCTCACCGTGCGCGACCGCAAGGTGAAGATCACCGGCCCCGACGAGTCGGGCGTCTTCTACGGCACCCGGACGCTCAAACAGTCGCTCAAGGCGGACGGCACGGTCCCCGAGGGCGTCGTCAACGACCGGCCGGACCGGCCGCAGCGCGGGCTCAACCTCGACATCGCGCGCAAGCACTACAGCGCGGAGTGGATTGAGGACCGCATACGCGAGATGGGCGACCTCAAGCTCAACCAGCTCGGCCTGCACTTCTCCGACGACCAGGCCTTCCGGATCGAGTCGAAGTCCCACCCCGAGGTGGTCTCCGACGAAGCCCTCACCCAGGACGAGGTCCGCCGCATCGTCGGCCTCGCCAACAGCCGGCACATCGAGGTCGTCCCCGAGATCGACTCGCCCGGACACCTCGGCGCGGTGCTGGCCGCCCACCCCGACCTCCAGCTGCGCAACACCGCGGGCGTCGAGTCGAAGGGCTCCATCGACATCTCCAAGCCGGCCGCGGCCAAGCTCATCGACGAACTCCTGGAGGAGTACACCGAGCTGTTCCCGGGGCGGTTCTGGCACCTCGGCGCGGACGAGTACCAGGCGCTGACCGTTCAGAACCCCGCCGCCTCCTACCCCCAGCTCCAGCGGGCAGCCGAGGAGAGGCACGGCGCCGACGCCACCATCGAGGACCTGGCCACCAGCTGGCTGAACGACCGCGCGGACGTCGTCGTCCCCAAGGGCCGGACCGCGAAGGCCTGGAACGACGGGCTCTTCCGGGGCACGAAGGTCAAGGCCGACGAGAACATCGAGATCGAGTACTGGACCGGCAAGGAGATCGGTGCCCGCCCGCCGCAGGAGTACCTCGCCGAGGGCTACAAGATGCTGAACCTCAACGACGAGTTCCTCTACTACGTGCTCGGCGAGCCCAACGACTTCGTCTACCCGACCGGTGAGCGGATCTACGAGCAGTGGACCCCGTTGGTCCTGCGCGGCACCGAACCCGTGGCCGAGCGCTACTCGAAGCAGATCCTCGGCGGCCGGTTCGCCGTCTGGGGCGACCTGCCGAACGCGCAGACCACCGAGCAGGTGGCCAACGGCATCAGGATGCCGCTCGTGGCGACCTCGCAGAAGCTGTGGGACCCGCGGAAGCC
This sequence is a window from Streptomyces parvus. Protein-coding genes within it:
- a CDS encoding family 20 glycosylhydrolase, producing MSPTRGALVTGAAATAAAAVVLTVVVWPDGSGSGPSGDTASPSGTSAEAAAPSPSRSYPVSSTPSTIPAVREHTAARGPGWQPGKDSTVVIAKGSQVLADEAQLLAKELKIRYRGAEPARTGDVELALGAKDAGPTESYRLTVRDRKVKITGPDESGVFYGTRTLKQSLKADGTVPEGVVNDRPDRPQRGLNLDIARKHYSAEWIEDRIREMGDLKLNQLGLHFSDDQAFRIESKSHPEVVSDEALTQDEVRRIVGLANSRHIEVVPEIDSPGHLGAVLAAHPDLQLRNTAGVESKGSIDISKPAAAKLIDELLEEYTELFPGRFWHLGADEYQALTVQNPAASYPQLQRAAEERHGADATIEDLATSWLNDRADVVVPKGRTAKAWNDGLFRGTKVKADENIEIEYWTGKEIGARPPQEYLAEGYKMLNLNDEFLYYVLGEPNDFVYPTGERIYEQWTPLVLRGTEPVAERYSKQILGGRFAVWGDLPNAQTTEQVANGIRMPLVATSQKLWDPRKPALSWAQFQELAKRTGSAG